A genomic window from Punica granatum isolate Tunisia-2019 chromosome 2, ASM765513v2, whole genome shotgun sequence includes:
- the LOC116197855 gene encoding beta-galactosidase 13-like has protein sequence MGMEDQLRPLCFALLSLLLLSSAVAAAKEKGVTYDGTSLIIKGKRELLFSGSIHYPRSTPDMWPDLIRKAKAGGLNVIQTYVFWNVHEPEKGKFNFHGNNDLVKFIKLIGENNMYVTLRVGPFIQAEWNHGGLPYWLREVPNIIFRSDNPPFKFYMENFVKMIIQMMKDEKLFASQGGPIILSQIENEYNHVQRAYRDAGDRYVQWAGNMAEGTKTGVPWIMCKQTDAPDPVINACNGRHCGDTFTGPNRPYKPSLWTENWTAQYRVWGDPPSQRAAEDIAYSVARFFSKNGTLTNYYMYHGGTNFGRTSSIFTTTRYYDEAPLDEFGLQREPKWSHLRDVHKALKLCRGALLSGVPHTIKISDELEIRYYEVPGTKTCSAFLTNNNTKIPQEIEFRGEKYFLPPRSISILPDCKTVVFNTDTIVSQHNSRNFGRSEKANSMKWEVSSEVIPDTSKISVDSKTPKELYSLNKDTSDYAWYTTTLQVNPTDLPFKKGAMPILRVASLGHALLAFVNGKYIGTGHGSHIEKSFVFQKPINLRPGANQISLLALTIGLPDSGAYMEHRFAGPRLVTILGLNTGTLDLTLNGWGHQVGLNGEKVKAYTQGGSHRVQWTKSKGVSPPLSWFKTYFHAPEGKDPVAIRLPNMTKGMVWVNGKSIGRYWNTYLSPLLEPSQSEYHIPRAFIKPSDNLLVVFDEEGGNPESIEILTVNRDTICSFIAENHPPNVKSWGVKKRNMRPIVDEVRPAARLQCANHKRIVAIEFASFGNPIGSCGNFMIGKCNSAISKQVVEKHCLGKESCEVPIERNLFDKNGDGCPDLMKTLAIQARCSH, from the exons ATGGGTATGGAGGACCAGCTTCGCCCGCTCTGTTTCGCTCTCTTATCGCTCCTGCTGCTGTCGTCCGCGGTTGCTGCTGCTAAGGAGAAGGGTGTCACCTACGATGGGACTTCCCTTATCATCAAAGGGAAGAGAGAGCTCCTCTTCTCCGGGTCTATCCACTACCCCAGGAGCACTCCCGAT ATGTGGCCGGACTTGATCAGGAAGGCCAAGGCTGGAGGCCTGAACGTCATCCAGACTTACGTCTTCTGGAACGTTCACGAGCCCGAAAAGGGCAAG TTCAATTTCCATGGGAACAATGACTTGGTGAAGTTCATCAAGTTGATCGGGGAGAACAATATGTATGTGACCCTCCGGGTTGGTCCCTTCATCCAAGCTGAGTGGAATCATGG AGGCCTTCCGTACTGGCTCAGAGAGGTCCCTAACATCATCTTCCGATCCGACAACCCGCCTTTCAAG TTTTACATGGAGAACTTCGTGAAGATGATCATCCAGATGATGAAGGACGAGAAGTTGTTCGCCTCACAAGGTGGCCCCATCATCCTGTCTCAG ATTGAGAATGAATACAACCATGTCCAACGCGCATACAGAGATGCCGGGGATCGGTACGTCCAGTGGGCAGGAAACATGGCCGAGGGAACCAAAACTGGTGTCCCGTGGATCATGTGCAAGCAGACCGACGCTCCAGATCCCGTG ATCAATGCATGCAACGGAAGGCACTGTGGGGATACCTTCACCGGCCCGAACAGGCCATACAAGCCAAGTCTGTGGACCGAGAACTGGACTGCTCAGTACAGAGTGTGGGGCGACCCACCATCCCAAAGGGCTGCTGAGGACATTGCCTACTCAGTTGCTCGGTTCTTCTCAAAGAACGGAACACTCACCAACTACTACATG TACCACGGTGGGACCAACTTTGGTCGGACGAGCTCCATCTTCACAACAACCCGCTACTATGATGAGGCTCCTCTCGATGAGTTCGGTCTTCAGAGGGAGCCTAAGTGGAGCCACCTGAGGGACGTGCATAAGGCTCTGAAGCTCTGCAGGGGCGCTTTGCTCTCTGGCGTTCCTCACACCATCAAGATCAGCGATGAATTGGAG ATTCGCTACTACGAGGTGCCTGGGACTAAGACTTGCTCGGCTTTCTTGACCAACAACAACACCAAGATTCCTCAGGAGATCGAATTCCGTGGCGAGAAGTATTTCCTTCCCCCACGATCGATCAGCATCCTGCCCGACTGCAAGACTGTTGTCTTCAACACTGACACT ATTGTGTCCCAACACAACTCGAGGAACTTCGGCAGATCCGAGAAAGCCAACAGTATGAAGTGGGAGGTTTCATCTGAGGTGATTCCTGATACTTCCAAGATTTCCGTGGATAGCAAGACGCCCAAGGAGCTGTACAGCTTGAACAAGGATACCTCCGATTATGCTTGGTACACAACTAC CTTGCAGGTGAATCCTACCGATTTGCCATTCAAGAAGGGCGCTATGCCAATCCTCCGAGTGGCAAGTCTTGGTCATGCATTGCTTGCTTTCGTGAACGGCAAATACATCG GAACTGGCCATGGAAGTCACATTGAGAAGAGCTTCGTGTTCCAGAAGCCAATCAACTTGCGCCCTGGGGCTAACCAGATATCCTTGTTGGCCTTGACAATCGGACTCCCA GACAGTGGAGCCTACATGGAACACCGTTTCGCAGGTCCTCGTCTCGTTACAATCCTAGGTTTGAACACCGGAACTTTGGACTTGACCCTTAACGGCTGGGGCCACCAG GTCGGTTTGAATGGGGAGAAGGTCAAGGCATACACTCAGGGAGGATCCCACCGCGTCCAATGGACCAAATCAAAGGGTGTTTCACCCCCTCTTTCTTGGTTCAAG ACGTACTTCCATGCTCCGGAAGGAAAAGACCCAGTTGCTATCCGCCTCCCGAACATGACTAAGGGAATGGTCTGGGTGAATGGGAAGAGCATCGGGCGATACTGGAACACATATCTGTCCCCTCTCCTTGAGCCCTCTCAATCCGA GTACCACATCCCGAGGGCCTTCATCAAGCCTTCTGATAACCTCCTTGTGGTGTTCGATGAGGAAGGTGGCAACCCTGAATCAATCGAGATCTTGACCGTGAATAGGGACACAATCTGCAGCTTCATAGCTGAGAACCACCCACCGAACGTGAAGTCCTGGGGCgttaagaaaagaaacatGAGGCCCATTGTGGACGAGGTGAGGCCGGCAGCCCGGCTCCAGTGCGCCAACCACAAGAGGATCGTTGCCATCGAGTTTGCCAGCTTTGGCAACCCCATTGGCTCCTGTGGGAACTTTATGATCGGGAAGTGCAACTCTGCCATCTCCAAGCAAGTCGTCGAGAAG CACTGCCTTGGGAAAGAGAGCTGCGAGGTACCGATCGAGAGGAATCTGTTCGACAAGAACGGAGACGGGTGCCCCGATCTCATGAAGACTCTGGCAATTCAAGCAAGATGCTCCCACTAG
- the LOC116197151 gene encoding E3 ubiquitin-protein ligase UPL3 — METRSRKRAEATSSAPSSSSSQSAAAGPTTRSAKRVRLTASSAPTAPATRSRAARSRDARPPPPPLPASMDPTTESSGSRRDRRRNNPENSDKGKEKEHEVRVRDRDRDRDPERGLGLNMDREGNEDDDNDSEAGLGIMNHNLTSASSALQGLLRKLGAGLDDLLPTTAMGSASSSHQNGRIKKILAGLRADGEEGKQVEALTQLCDMLSIGTEDSLSTFSVDSFVPVLVGLLNHESNPDIMLLAARALTHLCDVLPSSCAAVVHYGAVSCFCARLLTIEYMDLAEQSLQALKKISQEHPTACLRAGALMAVLSYLDFFSTGVQRVALSTAANMCRKLPSDAADFVMEAVPLLTNLLQYHDSKVLEHASVCLTRIAEAFASSPDKLDELCNHGLVTQAASLISSSNSGGAQASLSTSTYTGLIRILSTCASGSPLGAKTLLLLGISGTLRDILSGSGVSANGSVPPALSRPPEQIFEIVNLANELLPPLPQGTISLPASSNVFIKGSMLKKSPACASGKAEETNGSSNEISAREKLLNEQPELLKQFGMDLLPVLIQIYGSSVNGPVRHKCLSVIAKLMYFSGSEMIQSLLSVTNISSFLAGVLAWKDPHVLVPALQIADILMEKLPETFSKMFVREGVVHAVDQLILPGNTSSAQASTVDKDNDSITGSSSRSRRYRRRAANSNTDGSSVEEPKNPLTINIGSPPGSAEVPTSSSLRTAVSACAKAFKDKYFPSDPGAEEVGVTEDLLHLKNLCMKLNTGVDDQKTRAKGKSKVSGFRLADISAGKDDHLADVTSEMLAELSKGDGVSTFEFIGSGVVGALLNYFSCGHFSKERISEANISKLREQALKRYKSFINIALPSGAGERAVAPMTVLVQKLQNALSSLERFPVVLSHSSRSSGASGRLSSGLGALSHPFKLRLCRVQGEKSIRDYSSNVVLIDPLATLTAVEDFLWPRVQRSELGQKSSASAGNSEPAMPASGGATPSPSTSTPASTTRRPSTRSRSSVNIGDSARKEPTQEKSASSSKGKGKAVLKRSQEEGRGPQTRNAARRRAALDKDTQMKPVEGDSSSEDEELDISPVEIDDALVIEDEDISDDEDDDHEDVLRDDSLPLCTPDKVHDVKLGDSGEESSMPPATAENAASGSSSRAAATSRGSDSADFRSPNTFSSRGAMSFAAAAMAGLGSANGRGYRGGRDRHGRLLSGSSGEPAKLIFSAGGKQLNRHLTIYQAVQRQLVPEDDDDERFTPSDFASGEGSRFWGDIYTITYQKAEGQSDRASSAGGSSTSTALKSTKSGGSSSSNSDAQSNRVSLLDSILQAELPCELEKSNPTYNILALLRVLEGLNQLAPRLRAQLVRDSYAEGRISNLDELNIIGMRVPSEEFINSKLTPKLSRQIQDALALCSGSLPAWTGQLTKACPFLFPFETRRQYFYSTAFGLSRALYRLQQQQGAEGHGSTNEREFRVGRLQRQKVRVSRNRILDSAAKVMEMYSSQRAVLEVEYFGEVGTGLGPTLEFYTLLSHDLQKVELEMWRSSSSSLKPSMDVDLNEQNDGKSAEPAAGNGNIVLAPLGLFPRPWPPNSDASDGSKFSKVIEYFRLIGRVMAKALQDGRLLDLPLSTAFYKIVLGQELDLHDIPSLDAELGKVLEELHAIVCRKQYLDSADGDNRDAVADLRFDGARLEDLYLDFTLPGYPDYIMKPGNETVDINNLEEYILLVVDATVKSGIARQVEAFRAGFNQVFDISSLQIFTPQELDYLLCGRRELWEAETLVEHIKFDHGYTAKSPAIISLLEIMGEFTPEQQRAFCQFVTGAPRLPPGGLAVLNPKLTIVRKHSSTMSNVPVNGNGPSESADDDLPSVMTCANYLKLPPYSTKEIMYKKLLYAINEGQGSFDLS, encoded by the exons ATGGAAACTCGGAGCCGGAAGCGGGCGGAGGCGACCTCATCAGCCCCTTCATCGTCTTCCTCGCAGTCAGCTGCTGCTGGTCCCACCACCCGCTCCGCCAAGCGCGTCCGTCTCACTGCATCCTCTGCGCCCACCGCCCCTGCTACCCGCTCTCGAGCCGCCCGTTCCCGCGACGCTCGACCTCCACCGCCTCCTTTGCCTGCATCCATGGACCCGACCACCGAGTCATCTGGTTCCCGCCGTGACCGTAGAAGGAACAACCCTGAGAACTCTGACAAGGGCAAAGAAAAAGAGCATGAGGTTCGGGTCAGGGACAGAGATAGAGATAGGGACCCCGAGAGGGGCTTAGGCCTTAACATGGACCGGGAAGGCAATGAAGACGACGATAATGACAGTGAGGCTGGGTTGGGAATTATGAACCATAACTTGACTTCAGCTAGCAGTGCCCTTCAGGGCCTACTGAGGAAGCTCGGAGCGGGATTGGACGACCTTCTCCCTACAACAGCAATGGGGTCCGCTTCATCCTCCCACCAGAATGGACGGATCAAGAAGATCCTCGCTGGGCTCAGAGCGGATGGGGAGGAGGGGAAGCAGGTGGAGGCACTGACTCAGCTCTGCGACATGCTGTCAATTGGGACTGAGGACTCGCTTAGCACCTTTTCTGTGGACTCATTCGTACCTGTGCTTGTGGGGCTACTCAACCATGAGAGCAACCCCGACATAATGCTCCTTGCTGCGAGGGCTCTCACACATCTCTGTGACGTGCTGCCTTCGTCCTGTGCTGCTGTCGTGCATTATGGGGCAGTGTCTTGCTTCTGTGCAAGGCTATTGACAATTGAGTACATGGACTTGGCTGAGCAG TCTCTTCAAGCGTTAAAGAAGATCTCTCAAGAGCATCCTACTGCCTGTTTGCGAGCTGGTGCACTGATGGCCGTGCTTTCATACCTCGATTTTTTCTCCACTGGAGTGCAG aGAGTGGCACTGTCTACAGCTGCCAATATGTGCAGAAAGCTCCCTTCCGAtgcagctgattttgtgatgGAAGCTGTTCCATTGTTGACAAATCTTCTTCAGTACCATGATTCCAAG GTCCTAGAGCATGCTTCTGTTTGCTTAACTCGAATTGCCGAAGCATTTGCATCATCTCCTGATAAGTTGGATGAATTGTGCAATCATGGATTGGTTACACAAGCTGCTTCACTTATCTCGTCGAGTAATTCTGGCGGTGCACAAGCATCTCTCAGCACTTCTACCTATACA GGTTTAATccgaattctctccacttgTGCAAGTGGGTCCCCTTTAGGAGCCAAAACCCTGCTTCTCCTTGGCATAAGTGGCACCCTTAGGGATATATTGTCGGGATCAGGTGTGTCTGCTAATGGTTCTGTGCCACCTGCTTTGAGCAGGCCACCAGAGCAG ATTTTTGAGATTGTAAACCTGGCAAATGAGCTGCTCCCACCACTGCCACAAGGAACAATATCTCTTCCTGCTAGCTCCAATGTATTCATCAAAGGTTCAATGTTGAAGAAGTCTCCTGCCTGTGCTTCTGGAAAAGCAGAAGAAACCAATGGCAGTTCTAATGAGATTTCTGCTCGCGAGAAATTATTGAATGAGCAGCCTGAACTTCTAAAACAATTTGGAATGGATCTGCTTCCTGTCCTAATACAG ATTTATGGCTCAAGTGTGAATGGTCCTGTTCGCCACAAATGTCTCTCTGTGATTGCAAAGTTGATGTACTTCAGTGGTTCAGAGATGATCCAGTCATTGCTGAGTGTAACTAACATATCCAG TTTTTTAGCTGGTGTTTTAGCATGGAAAGATCCACATGTATTGGTTCCTGCGTTACAAATTGCCGACATTCTGATGGAAAAGCTTCCCGAGACTTTCTCCAAGATGTTTGTCAGGGAAGGTGTTGTTCATGCTGTAGATCAACTTATATTACCGGGGAACACCAGTTCTGCGCAAGCATCCACTGTTGATAAGGATAATGACTCTATAACTGGATCATCATCTCGGTCTAGGCGATATAGGCGGCGTGCTGCTAATTCAAATACTGATGGCAGTTCTGTAGAAGAACCCAAAAATCCTCTTACGATCAATATTGGTTCACCGCCTGGTTCTGCAGAAGTTCCGACTAGTTCCAGTCTCCGGACAGCTGTCAGTGCTTGTGCTAAAGCATTTAAAGATAAATACTTCCCTTCAGATCCAGGAGCTGAAGAAGTTGGGGTCACGGAAGATCTTTTACATTTGAAAAATCTCTGCATGAAACTGAATACCGGTGTGGATGACCAAAAGACGAGAGCTAAGGGGAAGTCCAAAGTATCTGGGTTTCGCCTTGCTGATATTTCTGCTGGTAAAGATGATCACTTAGCAGATGTCACTTCTGAGATGTTGGCAGAATTGAGCAAGGGAGATGGTGTGTCTACTTTTGAATTCATAGGCAGTGGTGTGGTTGGAGCTTTGCTCAATTATTTCTCTTGTGGGCATTTCTCCAAGGAGAGAATTAGCGAAGCTAATATTTCCAAGCTTCGTGAGCAAGCATTGAAGAGATATAAATCATTCATTAATATTGCCCTTCCATCTGGTGCTGGTGAAAGGGCTGTTGCTCCTATGACTGTTCTAGTTCAGAAGCTTCAAAATGCTTTATCATCCCTAGAGCGTTTCCCTGTGGTCTTAAGCCATTCATCCAGGTCATCTGGTGCAAGCGGGCGCCTCTCTTCTGGCCTCGGTGCATTATCTCATCCCTTCAAGCTGCGTTTGTGCCGTGTCCAAGGAGAAAAATCAATTCGTGATTATTCGTCAAATGTGGTGCTGATTGATCCACTGGCAACTTTGACAGCAGTGGAGGACTTTCTGTGGCCCCGAGTTCAGCGCAGTGAATTAGGTCAGAAGTCCTCAGCATCAGCAGGGAATTCGGAGCCGGCGATGCCTGCATCAGGTGGTGCCACTCCATCGCCTTCAACTTCAACACCTGCTTCTACCACACGACGCCCTTCCACTAGGTCCAGATCTTCTGTAAATATTGGAGATAGTGCAAGAAAAGAACCAACTCAAGAGAAAAGTGCAAGTTCATCTAAAGGGAAGGGTAAAGCTGTCTTGAAGCGTTCTCAGGAGGAGGGTAGAGGACCTCAAACGAGAAATGCTGCTCGCAGAAGGGCAGCCCTTGACAAAGATACCCAAATGAAACCTGTAGAAGGGGATTCTAGCTCAGAG GATGAGGAGTTGGATATATCTCCTGTAGAGATTGATGATGCTCTTGTCATTGAAGATGAGGACATATCTGATGACGAAGATGATGATCATGAAGAT gTCCTACGAGATGATTCTCTTCCTCTTTGCACTCCTGATAAAGTACATGATGTGAAGTTGGGTGACTCTGGTGAGGAGAGCTCTATGCCTCCAGCAACAGCTGAAAATGCTGCCTCAGGATCCAGTAGCAGAGCTGCTGCTACTTCTCGAGGCTCAGATTCTGCTGACTTTAGGAGTCCCAACACTTTTAGTTCGAGGGGAGCAATGTCCTTCGCTGCAGCTGCCATGGCTGGCCTTGGATCTGCTAATGGTCGAGGTTATAGAGGAGGCAGGGATCGCCATGGGCGGCTTTTGTCTGGTAGTTCTGGTGAACCTGCAAAACTGATCTTTTCAGCAGGTGGGAAGCAGCTTAATAGGCATTTGACCATCTATCAGGCTGTTCAAAGGCAGCTTGTGCcggaggatgatgatgatgagaggTTTACTCCCAGCGACTTTGCATCTGGCGAAGGAAGTAGGTTCTGGGGTGATATTTACACTATTACATACCAGAAGGCAGAAGGTCAATCGGATAGGGCATCATCAGCTGGGGGGTCATCTACTTCCACAGCTTTGAAGTCTACAAAATCCGGCGGTTCTTCCAGTTCCAACTCTGATGCGCAGTCAAACAGGGTATCGCTTCTGGACAGCATATTGCAGGCAGAACTCCCTTGTGAGCTCGAAAAATCTAATCCGACCTACAATATCCTGGCACTTTTGCGTGTTTTAGAGGGCTTAAATCAGCTAGCGCCTCGGCTGAGAGCCCAGTTAGTGCGTGATAGCTATGCAGAAGGAAGAATTTCTAACCTAGATGAGCTCAACATCATTGGTATGAGGGTTCCTTCCGAAGAATTTATTAACAGCAAGCTCACTCCCAAGTTGTCGCGACAAATTCAAGATGCACTCGCTTTATGCAGTGGCAGTCTTCCGGCGTGGACTGGACAGTTGACCAAAGCCTGCCCATTCTTATTTCCATTTGAAACACGTAGACAGTACTTCTATTCAACAGCTTTCGGTCTATCTCGGGCGTTATATCGTCTCCAGCAGCAACAGGGTGCTGAAGGTCATGGTTCAACCAACGAAAGAGAATTTCGGGTTGGCCGACTGCAGCGCCAGAAAGTCCGTGTCTCGCGAAACCGTATCCTGGATTCAGCTGCGAAAGTGATGGAGATGTATTCTAGTCAGAGAGCTGTTCTTGAAGTAGAATATTTTGGGGAAGTTGGCACTGGGCTAGGTCCTACTTTGGAGTTCTACACTCTTTTAAGCCACGACTTGCAAAAAGTTGAGCTAGAAATGTGGAGGTCTAGTTCTTCATCCTTGAAACCCTCAATGGACGTTGACTTGAACGAACAGAATGATGGAAAAAGTGCAGAACCAGCTGCTGGTAATGGAAATATTGTCCTTGCTCCTCTTGGGTTGTTCCCACGTCCCTGGCCTCCCAATTCCGATGCTTCTGATGGTAGTAAATTCTCAAAAGTGATCGAGTATTTTCGACTGATTGGGCGTGTAATGGCCAAAGCTCTTCAAGATGGACGACTTTTGGACTTGCCTCTCTCCACAGCATTTTACAAGATTGTGCTTGGTCAG GAGCTTGATTTGCATGACATTCCATCTTTAGATGCTGAGCTTGGGAAGGTTCTGGAGGAACTCCATGCAATTGTTTGCAGGAAGCAGTACCTAGACTCAGCTGATGGTGATAATCGTGATGCGGTGGCAGATTTACGTTTTGATGGAGCTCGACTCGAAGATCTGTACTTGGATTTTACTCTTCCTGGTTATCCTGATTATATCATGAAGCCAGGGAATGAAACT GTTGATATAAATAACCTGGAAGAGTACATATTGCTGGTAGTTGATGCGACTGTTAAATCAGGAATAGCACGTCAAGTGGAAGCATTTAGAGCCGGTTTCAATCAG GTTTTTGACATTTCGTCTCTGCAAATATTTACACCACAAGAGCTGGATTATCTGCTATGTGGTCGTAGAGAGCTGTGGGAG GCGGAGACGCTAGTAGAGCACATAAAGTTCGATCATGGCTACACAGCTAAGAGTCCTGCCATTATCAGC TTGCTTGAGATTATGGGAGAGTTCACACCAGAGCAACAGCGGGCCTTCTGCCAGTTTGTGACTGGGGCTCCAAGGCTTCCACCTGGTGGATTGGCAGTGCTGAATCCAAAGTTGACAATCGTCAGAAAG CACTCATCGACTATGAGTAATGTACCAGTCAATGGAAATGGGCCTTCAGAATCAGCAGATGATGACCTACCAAGTGTCATGACTTGTGCCAATTACTTGAAACTTCCACCATATTCCACCAAG GAGATAATGTACAAGAAATTGCTGTATGCGATCAATGAAGGGCAAGGATCATTTGATCTCTCATGA